GTGCTGATTCTGGAAATGGTGGAAACCATGTCCCAGGAACCGCCGTATACCTCCGGTTCCACGGCGATGGAAATGCCCTGCGCGCCGCCCTGGATGAACATGCCGTACAGGTGGCGGAGGTCCTGGTTTGACTCCCGGAGGTTGAGGACGGGATGGACCCTGGACATTTCCGGGACGACGGAAAGACGGTTTTCCCCAAGGTCCACCGCGGTGCGGAATCCCGCATAGTCATTCCTCTGGATGGCGGAGGCCCGCAATTTCCCTTCCAGGGGAAGGATTTTTTTCAAGTCGGCGCGTTTGCGCTCCAGAATGCTGTTTAAATAATCCATATGTTACTTTTTGGGCAGGAAATAGGAACGTTGCTTTTCGGAAATGGGAAGGCCGGCCTGTTCCATGACGCACAGCATGTCCTCCCAAACCTTTCGTTTTTCTGAAATATCCTCCGTGCGGAGGAGGTAGCTGGGATTGTAAGTAACGCGCACAGGCGTGTCGAAAGCCGTGTGGAACGTCCCCCTCAGGGCGGAAAGCGGCGTCTCTCCGGATTGGAGGATGCCCCTGGCCGCGATGGCGCCCAGGGCTACCACCACTTTCGGGCGCACCAGCATGATTTCCTCCCGGAGAATGGGGAGGGATACCTCTATCTCCCGGTCCGTGGGAGGCCGGTTGTTGGTAAGCTGGCGGGGGAGGGCGGGGCGGTACTTGACCAGATGGGTCAGGTAAATGTCCGTACGGGAAAGCCCCATGGCTTTCAGCATGGCGTCCAGCTTCTGTCCGGAGGGGCCGGCCAGGGGAACGCCCTGCTTTTCTTCATACAGGCCGGGGGCGTCCGTGACCATCATGATGTCCGCCCTGGGACTGCCGGAGGAAAAGACGGGCGTGTCCCGCAGGGACTCCATATTCCGAAGCGGCGGCCAGTTGACGACCAGTTCCCGGAGGGAGGACAGTTTCTCTTCCTCCGTTTCACCTTCCAGGGCAAAGGAAATATGGCGGGGCAGCGTGGCTTCCTCCTCCGTTCTGCCCGGCTGTACTCCGTTGAGGATGTCCCGGAGTTCGTTGCCGAAGGAAACTTCATCCACGGAGTCCGGCGGCTGGCCTGGAATTTCCGGCGGCGGCTGCGTTTCTCCGGAAACAGAGGGGGCGGAAACGGAAGAGGGGATTTCCCCCCTGGCGATCCGCCGTGCGTCCATGACCCATTTCCTCAAGACCGTTCTGGCCTCCTCCGTGACGGCAGCCTTCTCCACGCCCCGGGATAACAGGGCGCGCAGGTAGTCCAGCGTGAGGTGTTGGGGCAGGCCGGCAGACATGTTCGTTCCGGAGTGTAATCTATTTCCGGAGGGATGCAACTGCCCATTGGGTGTGCGCCCGGCCGCCGGGAGCAGGAGGCTTGGCGTCATCTGAAGAGCGTCGCAGGAAAGAGGGGAAAGAGAAAAAAGGAAGGGCGGCTATGAAATTTCCCCCCCTCTTGTCCATGAATGCCGTTCAACGGGGCAATGCCCGCCTGCAAGCGGGCATGCTTGTTCCGGGACCGTTTTACAGGAGGCAGGGAATTGATTCGTTCGCCTTCCGGCTTTCCCTGCTCTTCAGGGTTGAAGCTTCGTTTTCCGTCCAACCGGGCTTTTCCGGTTCCCGCTCCGGAAAAATTACAGGAGAAAACGGAAGGATTCCTTTCCTGCGCAGAGCGGGCTGTTCCCCGCATCTTTCTTTTTCTTGGCATGGAAGTTTCTCCAGAATTTGAAAAACTGCTGCAAGACGGGTTACGGGATGTTTTTTCAATCAGGCCTGCATGCCTTTTTTTCTATAGCTTTCCCATGGCCGGAGCATGCCCCGGTAAAAATCCCGTGTCCCGAATCCTTATTGCCGGGAAATGTTCTTCCCAACCTCTTCCCGAACCCTGCATTGCGGCATATTGGGAAGCAGGAAGGGCGCAGATAAGGAAACGGGAAAGGAAAAATTCACGTGGAAGCCTGAACAGCAAAGGGAAATTCGTTCAAGGGGAGACGCGATTTTTCCATCCATGACGGCCTTCCGGAATTTGGCCCATTGAACTTTTTTAGGGAATCTTTTGAAGGATTGAGGTCGATTTTCTCTTATATCATATTTATAGTAAGCAAGATGTATTAAAAATAAAAAAGTGTGTCGTGATGTGATAGAAAAAGATGTTTCGTGAAGTATATTATTTGTCATGATATGACAAAAATGCGGCATGTTTTATATATTGCTTATTTTTAGCGTTTTATATTAATAGGTTTTCCTTGTTTGGAAGGGGGTCGGTGAAAA
This portion of the Akkermansia massiliensis genome encodes:
- a CDS encoding uracil-DNA glycosylase, translating into MSAGLPQHLTLDYLRALLSRGVEKAAVTEEARTVLRKWVMDARRIARGEIPSSVSAPSVSGETQPPPEIPGQPPDSVDEVSFGNELRDILNGVQPGRTEEEATLPRHISFALEGETEEEKLSSLRELVVNWPPLRNMESLRDTPVFSSGSPRADIMMVTDAPGLYEEKQGVPLAGPSGQKLDAMLKAMGLSRTDIYLTHLVKYRPALPRQLTNNRPPTDREIEVSLPILREEIMLVRPKVVVALGAIAARGILQSGETPLSALRGTFHTAFDTPVRVTYNPSYLLRTEDISEKRKVWEDMLCVMEQAGLPISEKQRSYFLPKK